The nucleotide sequence GGGGAGTCCagagcaggagagggaggggaagagacaTGGAGGGGGGGGATCGTGTTCGTCTCGTCAGTCCGGAGTTACCACAGCCTGGAGTAGAGTTAAGAGTCAATCTGGAGGAGGCGAAAGGAGGCTGTGAGGCAGTGGCGTGAGGAACGGCTGCGCTCGCACCACTTTTCCCGCCCCTTCTCGAAAGGACCAATGAACTTCAAGCGGCGTCTCCGGCGCTGAGGAGACCGACCAATGCGGTTCAAGATCTTGCACTGACAGCCCGCCCCTTTACCTCCGGTCCGCTTCTCCTCGCGCGGGACTATCAATCCAGCCAATAGCGCGTCGAGTTGAGTCTCGCATTTATCCCTTCTCCTTGTGATTTGCCTTCCCAAATTGTTCTTCCCCTTTTGGGAGAGGTGGCCAATGGGGCGTCGAGTACCACTTCCAGTACAAAGCTGGCCCCGCCCCCAGGAACGGCCGCCTGGCCGGGCCTCCCGGGGACGTTGATCTGGACGCATCGGCGCATGCGCAGTCTCGTCCTCCGGCCTGAGCTGCACCGCCCCGCCTCTGGAGCATTTGGTGGCCAGGACTTGGCTTTTCACTACGTGGCGTGTGTTTTTTCGCTTCTCTCCCACTCCCCGAACTCAATCTACATTTCTCTTATGTTCCCCAACCTGTGATATCCTTGTTTCCCTCCCGGGTCCCACCTTCTAACGTTGTGGCCCTTTCCTTGTGTCTCTTATTGGCTGTGTTCATGCTGATTTCCCTAAATTTGACGTTTTCCTTCTCTGGAGTCTCTCTCTTTGCCTGTTCATCCTGCTGATTTTCGAAACCCTTTCTCCACATGCCTCATCCCCTCATAGTCTGTCCCTCTTCCCCTCCTATCCCCGTCTTTGGTTCCCGAGAtacttctgtgatttttctttttaaccttttccACCCTCTGTGTTCATCTTCCTCCCGGATTTCACCCCATTCGCTGGCCTCCATTCTGTAATTGTAGCCTATTAGACCCATCTCACGgtttccccacccccatcctctgtgttgtccccttttctctaTGTATCCCGCCCTGTCCCCTTTTCTGTCTTTGAGCCTCTCAGATAgtctccttcctgccccagaCTTTGTGCCCAACTTCTCATTTTTCTGCCACTCCCAATTGTGCTCTCTCTGctgctcatcctctgtctccctgcaAGTTTCCGTTCCATTAATTTGCTCCTCTTTCTCAGTGTGGTTTCTCTTGTAGGAATGGTGTCTCCTCTGACCACTACTTCAACCCTTTTTCCTTGAGGATTTTATTCCAGTCTTTCCTGGTTGTGTCTGTGCTTGTACTCAGATTGCTGGGGCCTGTGGTTTTGCATTCCAGGCAGGTGTGTGCCCTGTCCCCTGCTCGGTCAAACTCCTTTGATCCTTTGTCTGCCTTCATTCCCCCTTTCCATGTCCCATCTTTTCTGCTGGTCTTGGCTTCTTGGTTTGCTGCAGATTTCTGGGTTACGCATCCTTTGTGTCAGGTATTCTGGTCAGAAAAGTGTGGCAGAAGTGACCTCTATCTGGACTGCTGTGCAGGGGAGCAGTACTAGACAAAATTGGAAAGGTTGTTTGGGGCCCGTCTAAGGGATGAAGGGTGGCCTGTGTGTGGGAGGCTTGAATGCCAGCTAAAGAGATTGACCTTGATCTTTTAGatagtggagagagagagatgggggggcaggggggcaaCATTTTGGAGAGCTTAGCACTTGCCTGGCACTTTATGCTAATAATCTTAATAATGAGTCTatgagatatatttttaatatgttttatgaaTGAGTTCAATAAGAGgcacaagatcacacagctagtcagtggAGAGGTAAAGATTCCAACCTTGGTCTGTCTTTGAGTTCAAAGTCTTAAGAACTTTGTACTACCTACAGCATTTTATTAATTTCCAGTAATCCCCAGTTCCCCACTTTTATTCCCTAACTGTCCCACAGGTGCTCATTTCAGATGGCACATGCATATCTCTTTTAGTCTGCGTGTGTTCTTGGCAAGATGTGCAGTGTTTTATATGCATGATGTTTTTAACTTATGCAAGTGACattgtttattattaaaaataatcagcacAGTGTTTTTATGATCCATCCATGTGCATGTGATGTGTACAGCTAACCAGCTGCTTCTAACTAGTGCATGATATTCCATGGTATACATCCCCTGTGTGTTATGTATTCACTTGGTCTCAGGGAGGGATGGCCATGTTGCCTTCAGCTCACTATCCCCACCATACTGCCACAtccttttatgtattcttttgtaGTTGAAGGTGGAAATCCCTGTCCTGTGTACCTAGGATATTCCAGAAATAACTATTCATAAACCtaattttatactgttcatggggttctcaaggcaacaatactgaagtggtttgccattcccttctccagtgacccctgatagctcaattggtaaagaatccacctgcaatgcaggagaccctggttcgattcctgggtcgggaagatcccctggagaagggaaaggctacccactccagtattctggcctagagaattccatggacagtccatggagtcgcaaagagttggacatgactgggccacTTTCAgtttctccagtgaaccacattctgtcagacctcttcaccatgacccatctgtcttgggtggcctcacaaggcatggcttagtttcattgagttagacaatgctgtggttcatgtgatcagattggctagttttctgtgatcgtggtttcagtgtgtctgccctctgatgccctctctcaacacctaccatcttacttgggtttctcttaccttggacgtgggatatctcttcacggctgctccagcaaagtgcagccattgctccttaacTTGGACGAGGCGTATCTCCTCACGGTCGTCCCTCCTGACCTTGTAAATGgaatagctcctcttggccctcctgtgcccgcacagcTGCCGCtcaaggcaaaatgataggatactgaaagaggaactccccaggtcagtaggtgcccaatatgctactggagatcagtggagaaataactccagaaagaatgaagggatggagccaaagcaaaaacaacacccagttgtggatgtgactggtgatggaagcaaggtccaatgctgtaaagagcaatattgcataggaatctggaatattaggtccatgaatcaaggcaaattggaagtggtcaaacaggagatggcaagaatgaatgtcaacattctaggaatcagcaaactaagatagactggaatgggtgaatttaacttagatgatcattatatctactactgtgggcaggagtcccttagaagaaatggagtagccatcatggtcaacaaaagagtccaaaatgcagtacttgaatgcaatctcaaaaacgacagaatgatctctgttcatttccaaggcaaaccattcaatatcatggtaaaccaagcctatgccccaaccagtaacactgaagaagatgaagttgaatggttctatgaagacctccaagaccttttagaactaacacccaaaaaagatgtccttttaattataggggacaggaatgcaaaagtaggaagtctagaaacacctggagtaacaggcaaatttggccttggagtacagaatgaagcagggtgaaggctaatagagttttgccaagagaacgcattggtcatagaaaacaccctcttccaacaacacaagagaagactctacacatggacatcaccagatggtcaacaccgaaatcagattgattatattctttgcagccaaagatggagaaggtctatacagtcagcaaaaacaagacagggagctgaccgtggctcagatcatgaactccttattgccaaattcagactgaaattgaagaaagtagggaaaaccactagaccattcaggtatgacctaaatcaaatcccttatgatcatacagtggaagtgagaaatagatttaagggactagatctgatagagtgtgtgataaactatggacggaggttcgtggcattgtacaggagacagggatcaagaccatccccatggaaaagaaatgcaaaaaagcaaaatggctgaggagcccttacaaatagctatgaaaagaagagaagcgaaaagcaaaggagaaaaggaacgatataagcatctgaatgcagagttccaaagaatagcaaggagagataagaaagccttcctcagcgatcaatgcaaagaaatagaggaaaacaacagaatgggaaagactagggatctcttcaagaaaatcagagataccaagggaacaatttatgcaaagatgggctcgataaaggacagaaatagtatggacctaacagaagcagaagatattaagaagaggtggcaagaatacacagaagaactgtacaaaaaagatcttcacgacccagataatcacgatggtgtgatcactgacctagagccagacatcctggaatgcaaagtcaagtgggccttagaaagcatcactgtgaacaaagctagtggaggtgatggaattccagttgagctatttaaaatcctgaaagatgatactgtgaaagtgctgcactcaatatgccagcaaatttggaaaactcagcagtagccacaggactggaaaaggtcagttttcattccaatcccaaagaaaggctatgccaaagaatgctcaaactacagcacaattgcactcatctcacacgctagtaaagtaatgcttaaaattctccaagtcaggtttcagcaatacatgaaccgtgaacttccagatgttcaagctggttttagaaagggcagaggaatcagagatcaaattgtcaacatctgctggatcattgaaaaagcaagagagttccagaaaaacatctatttctgctttattgactatgccaaagcctttgtgtggatcactataaactgtggaaaattcttcaagagatgggaataccagaccacctgacctgtctcttgagaaacctatacgcaggtcaggaagcaacagttagaactggacatggaacaacagactggttccaagtaggaaaaggagtacgtcaaggctgtatattgtcaccctgcatatttaacttctatgcagagtacatcatgagaaacgctgggctggaagaagcacaagctggaatcaagattgccgggagaaatatcaataacctcagatatgcagatgacaccacccttatggcagaaagtgaagaagaactcaaaagcctcttgatgaaggtgaaagaggagagtgaaaaagttggcttaaagctcaacattcagaaaattaaaatcatggcatctggtcccatcacttgatggcaaatagatggggaaacagtggaaacagtgtcagactttatttttctggtttccaaaatcactgctgatggtgactgcagccatgaaattaaaagacgcttactccttggaaggaaagttatgaccaacctaggtagcatattggagaaggcaatggcaacccactccagtactcttgcctggaaaatcccatgggcagaggagcctggtaggctgcagtccatggggtctcaaagagttggacacgactgagcgacttccctttcacttttcactttcatgcattggagaaggaaatggcaacccactccagtgttcttgcctggagaatcccagggatggtgtagcctggtgggctgccatctctggggtcgcacagagtcggatacgactgaagcaacttagcagcagcagcagcagcagcagatagcatattaaaaagcagagacattactttgccaacaaaggtccatctagtcaaggctatggtttttccagtggtcatatatggatgtgagagttggactgtgaagaaagctgagcgccgaagaattgatgcttttgaactgtggtgttggagaagactcttgagagtaccttggactgcaaggagatccaaccagtccatcctaaaggagatcagtcctgggtgttcattggaaggactgatgttgaagctgaaactccagtactttggccacctcatgcgaagagttgaatcattggaaaggactctgatgctgggaagggttgggggcaggaggagaaggagataacagaggatgagatggctggatggcatcaccgactcgatgaacatgagtttgggtaaactctgggagttggtgttggacagggaggcccggcgtgctgcagttcatagggtcacaaagagttggacacgactgagtgactgaattgaactgaactgaaaactaattTGGCTAAGTATTGCCAGACTTCTTACAATGAATGATACTTTGGGCTTGAGACACTGATCAGAACCCTTGGCGCCTCCATTCTTCAGGGTCCAGAAGAGGACCCTATCCCTGGCCACAACTACCCCATAAGCACCAATGCACAAGGGACTCTCCAGCCCCATAGTTCTACCAACATTCGTATTTTTCCAGCTTTCTGCTCTCTTGTCAGTCTGGTAGATGCTCGTTTGAATACACTGAATTTCTATGATTATTGTTGAGCACGAGTGTTTCTTCTTGTGCTTGTTAGCCTTTCTGGTTTGCTTTTCTGAGAATTGAGAATTGCCTCTTCAAATACTTGGCCTATTTCCCTactgaaatttttctctttttcttatcaaTTTGCCTGAGATCCTTGTCCATTCTTATTGGCTTAAGACTTTGCCTACACTTTTGTGACCATTTTGGCGtttcatattattttagaaatttatccACTTATGAAgtggatatatttaaaatttgtaagtgtagacttgttttttaaatatatattttaagaaatttatttttggctgcattgggtctccGTTGCGACATGAGGTTTCTTCGTTTtgtggcttctctctagttgtagtgctTGGGCActagagtgcatgggctcagtagctctgcagcatgtggggtcttagttccctagccagagatcaaacctatgtcttctgcattggaaggcagattcattggaccaccagggaagtaccaaaTGTGGAGTTGTTAATGACAGTTTTATTATTCTCAGAACGTATGATGTCTTTCAGTTCTTATTTTTCATTCCgcattttatttgtatcttttctctttttttttttttcttgagtagaTTTGCTGGAGGATTATCTTAGTAATAGTGTCAAAGAATGAATGTTAGTTTTTTGTAAATAGTTTTTGTaatcaatttcattgatttctggtcatcatttttattcctttttgggAAGGTTGCTTTGTTGTCCCTTGTATAACTTCTTGAGTTAATTCATAagcatattttataattcttattgtttctttataaatgtacttaaattataaatttacttCTAAATATTGATTTAGAAATCAttgtccaattaaaaaaacactttgatTGTGAAATTATTATTAGCTCACAAGAAGTTGCAAAAGTTGCAACTTCTTCTGGTTCCCCATAGGGACATTCTGTATGACTGTAGTAAATGAgcaggaaattaacattggtacAGTACTCTTGGGGCTTttctggttgctcagtggtaaacaatcccgccgcaatgcaggagatgtgggtttgatccctgggttgggaagatcccttggagaaggaaatggcaacctccggTGTTTTGcccaagaaatcccatggactcctcccccagaggagcctgggagggctacagtccatcagtttagttcagttcagtcagtcactcggtcgtgtctgactctttgcgaccccatggactgcagcacaccaggcttccctgtccatctatagtccatagagttgcaaaagaatctgacatgactgagtgactaaacaacaacaccacTTTTAACTAAATTACAGACCTTATTCAGTTTTCATCAGATTTTacacgcacgtgtgtgtgtgtgtgtgtgtgtgagacatgtAGCATATTTGCTATTATTCAGTACTAAatactttctcatttctttttttaagtcaggGGTTACTTAGTAATACATCAGTTGACTGTCATGCATTTGTTGTTCTGATCTCATTGTCTCTGGATGGAGAACAGCCTACATAAATAGTTATCCTTTGAATAAGCCACGTTTCTCTGCTCGGCACCATTTCCAATGGCAGAAACTAAGCGGGAGAGTGAGAGTCAGGATTTGAGAAGCTCACGGAGTGGGTTCAGGTTAGGCTGGAGGAAAGACCATGGAGATGAAGACCTGTGTCCCAGAAAGTCTCAGGGAGCCTATGTCACAGGAACTGATAATCAACTTTCTGCTTCAGAAACAGTGATCTAGAGGCCAACAAGAACGGAATTTGAGACCTAGATTGAAATTGGTTCCAGAATCCAGGACCCAAACACAGGACCATGGGACCCCAGCATCTCAGCCCCATGCAACTGCTCTGTCTCCTGGGGGCCATTTCCTCTCTGCCTTGTATGTCCTGTGGGGCTGGATGCTTCAGGACCCTCTTGGCTGGGGAGGATGGGGGGCCTGGATTCCTGTCACTGGGGGAGGGAAAGCTGCCTATCTGGGTCCCTCAGGGGACAAGATCTGTGGAGGCTGAGCTCTTGATTTGCAGCTCAAGGGTTGAGAAGGCAATGTGAGGAGCAGTTGACCAGATAAAGATTCTCTCTTTAGGGGCTGAAGCTCTTCTGTGCTATGAAGCGACATCTTCACTCTTCAGAGCTGTAGGTCTCCATAGGTGGCAATGGTTTCTGTTGAGGAGCATGGTGTGCAAACTGAATGAGGGCTGTGAGGAGACGCTGGTGTTCATCGAGGCAGGTGGGCGGGGGTGACTTTGCTGCATTGTTTTGGCTTGGTCTTCTGACCCCTACTTCCCTTCCCAGCACCCAGGGACTCTGGACTTCAGTTCCAGATATTTATCTTTGGGAACAACATCCAGACACCAGCAGGAGAGGGGCAGGACCCAGCTGGTTGTGCTGTGGGCTGGATAAGAGGGCAGAatggaggtgggagagaagaCAAGTTTGGGACACACGGGAGAGAGGAGCAGACGGGCTCCTCCTGTGGAGAGAGGAGTGAGGACAGGCAGATAAAACCTGGGAGATCTGAGCAGCGAATGGACAGTAGGGGAGATGCAAAGCTGGTGGTGGGGCAGAGTGAGCAGcaagggcagggtggggtggggtggggtgggggtgggaggttggACTGGGTGTGGCCAACGACACTGATCAGAGCTCTCCAATCTTCTGCTCTGCAGGGACCAGAAAGGGAATCCTGGGTTTTAAAGGCTGCAGCCCAGCCTCATCTTACCCCCCGCAAGTCTCCTACCTGGTTTCGCCACCTGGATTGTCCATCGCCTCCTATAGCCGGGTCTGCCGGACCTATCTGTGCAATAACCTCACCAACATGAATGCTATATTGCACCTCAAGGCCAGGACTCCCAAGGCTTTAAAATCTTCTTCCCACAGTTGCCCAACTTGTGTGGGCGAGCACTCTAAGAGCTGCCTCCCAAATTTTGTCTCCAGTGAGTCTTGCCCCAGAGACGCTACCAAGTGTTACAGTTCCACAGTGAAATTCCAGGCAGGTGAGAGGACAGAGACTTTCTCTCTCAGATGCCTGCTCCATGCCTGCTGCCTCTCCATCCCTGAGGGAGGCGGGTGGGGCTTGGAGAGGTGCTGGGGGTCGTGGTACAGAATTCCAAGGAGAACAGGGGAAGGTGCCTGATGCCGGGTCTTTGGAGGGGTGAGCAGGTGTCCTGGTTGGTGAGGGGTGTCTGGAAGGAGGGGCAGGACGCTTGCATTTTGAAAGTGTCCCTGACTGCCCCCTCTCTTCCTTGCAGGGTTTCTTAATACCACCTTCCTCCTCATGGGCTGTGCTCGTGAACATACCAGCGTTTTAGCCCATTTTCACCATATTGGGAGCATCAGAGTGACTGAGGTCATCAACATTGTAGAGAAGGCCCTGTTTACTGGTGCAGGGACCCCTTGTCGGAGTCCTTCTTGGGGTATCCTCTTAGGCCTCCTGTTTGCCTTCAAGGGCTGAGGATCTAGCTGGACCAGACCAACACCCCTCCCTTTTCACAGAGCCAAATAAAGTTACAGAGTTGCATTTCTGCCTTGTCTTGTGGGTCATGAGGGTTGTGGGGTTGTGAAAGAGCTGAAGAGATTggggggcaggcagaggggagggacAGGCAAAGTGCAGTCCTCACTCTGAAGTGAGCAGGGTGCTCTGGGAGGAGGATCATTGGCAAAGTGACAGAATCATGGCCAGCGTGCTGGAGGAACCCAAACGCTCCCCTTTTCCCCCTGGGAGCATTAGTTCTAGCTTGGGTTCAGCCATTGACTTTGAGATCCTGGCCAAATCTCCTCTATtttctgggcctccatttcctcccCTTTAAAATCAAGgcttgggacctccctggcagtccaacgGCTGAGACGCTGTGTTCACAATGCAGAGgcctggctttgattcctggtcggggaactggattccacaggccgcaactaagagttcacatgttgctactgaagatcccacaagctgcaacaaaAACTGAGGATCTAGTGTGCTGCAACTGAACCGGTGCAGCCAGATAAGTATTTAGAACAAAGGCCTTGTAGGGAAGTCATAGGATTATAGATTCAATTTGAGTAAAGTGTAAAACCACATATTTAATGGTAAAGGGCCTTTGACTTAAGATGGccaaggacttcctggtggtccagtggctaagaccctatgctcccaatgcagggcctgggttcaatccttggtcagggaactagatcccacaggccacaactgagacttgatgcagccaaataaatattttttttaaaaggaaatatcattttttaaaaagggacttAATCCACctagcaatgcaggggacatgggttcaatccctggtgggggaactaagattcccacaggCCAGGAAGCacctaagcccacatgccacaactattgcCCATGAGATCCggagcttgtgtgccacaactaagattggAAGGGTGCGTGcagctaagtggcttcagtcgtgtccaactctggacacatggactgtagcctgccaggctatagctgtccatgggattccccaggcaaggatactggagtggattgccatttccttctccaggggatcttcctgatccagggatagaacacacatctcctgcattggcagctggcagattctttaccactgagacatcagggaagccactcAGTGGCTCTTTACTGCCGAgccatcactgatgcaatggtaatgaacttgggcaaactttgggagatggtgaggggcagagaGGTCTGGCATgcagcagcccatggggtcacaaagagtcagacgtgactgggtgattgaacaacaacaccagggaagacctgaggcagccaaataaatatatatttaaatattaaaaaaagatagacATAGCATGAATATCAATTtattataaagataattttaagagtttcatttttctaatattaaaagtGACTTAATAAAGACTTGTTTccattaaagacaataaaatgaaGTCTTTATGAATTCAAACTGCAGCTTTCAGGGTGATTTTTAAATACAATCTATTTGGTATGTGTCAGAtattgtgttagtgtctgctagggtttcttttttcttttgatgcaaaaagtttattaaaatggACTTGTATACAAAGGCTTTGTGGGACATGGGTGAGATATGTTTTGAGCCAGCTAAACTCATGCTGCAAGGTcactttttttccagttttagtgagatgtaattgacaaaaTTGCAATATATCTAAAGTGTACTACATGAagatttcatatacatatatattgtaaaaGGACTCCTACCATTGTATTAACTAACACATTTATTTACCACCTCCATatgtacctttttttctttttctgatgagAACACAAGTTCTACTCTCTTGTGTgcatacgtgctaagttgcttcagtccaagtctttgtgattctatggatcgtagcctgccaggttcctctgtctatgggattctccaggcaagaatactggagtgggttgccatgtcctcctccagcggatcttcccgacccagggattgaacctatgtctcttatgtctcttgttttggcagatgggttctttaccactagcaccacctgggaagcccctctattctcttagcaaactgcaattatacaatacagtattatcagCAATAGTCAACATattatacattagatcctcagacccTATTCATcgtataactgaaagtttgtattcTTTTACCAACTTTCCCCTATTTCCTCCAACccaagcccctggcaaccactttttGAATCTCTGTTTCTACCAGTTCAACTATTTTTAGAATTTCACaagtgatatcatgcagtattttgttgttgttgttgccttttttctttttaaattgaagtaaagttggtttacaatcttgtgttagttactgctgtacagcaaagtgatgtacTTACGCATAGCTTCTtgggtggctctagtggtaaagaacccacctgccagtgcaagagagctaagagacacgggttcaatccctgggttggaaagatgccctgaggaggaaatggcaacccactccagtattcttgcctagagaatcctatggacagaggagcctggcaggctacagactacagtccatggggtcacatagagttggacatgactgaagcgacttagcacacacacatatatgcatatatatatatggacatatatatatatatatgttcttttaaaaatattcttttccatttggtctatcataggatactgaatatggGTCTGTGTTctatatggtaggaccttgtaGTTTATCCATCCTGTCTATTAAAGTTTACATcggctaaccccaacctcccactccattcccccccaaccccttccctgtcagcaaccaccagtctgttgtctatattctgtttcatagataggttcatctgtgtcatgtTTTAGCTTCCACATGAAAGTGATgccacatggtatttgtcttcctctttctgatttacttcacttagtctgCTAATTtctggttgcatccatgttgctgcagatggcattatttcatccttttttttgtggctgaggagtattccattgtatatatgtatcactgtgctgtgctgtgctaagtcgcttcagtcatgtcctattctttttgatcccatgaactgtagcccaccaggctcctctttccatgagattctccaggcaagaatactggagtgggttgccatgccctcctccagggaacttcctgagccagggatggaacctgcgtctcctatggtgtctcctgcattcacaggtgggttctttacctctagcgccaccatttttatccatttatctttgatggacagttaggttgtctccatgtcctggatattgtaaatagtgctgatctgaacataggggtacatgtatctttttgaattagagttttatcTGAGGCTAGGGTTTTAAATACAGGATCTCATTCAACTCTCACAAGAGCCCAGAGAGATCgattttatccccattttgcaaagAAGAAACTGGCTCTGGAAGGTTAAATGACCTGTCCAGTGTAGAATCCCTCTTGCCTCCTGTGAAGATCTCTGTCCCTACTGAGGGGATTTTGTTGAGACATTTGGCGATCTGGGAAGACTTCCTCTGCCAACTAGTTGCTTTTTTTGTGTGCAAGCTGGCAGCTAAGAGGAAAGAGTGCTGGGGGTGGCTAGTTCTTACCTAAGGTTCAGGTTGTAG is from Bos indicus isolate NIAB-ARS_2022 breed Sahiwal x Tharparkar chromosome 18, NIAB-ARS_B.indTharparkar_mat_pri_1.0, whole genome shotgun sequence and encodes:
- the LYPD4 gene encoding ly6/PLAUR domain-containing protein 4 isoform X1, whose product is MGPQHLSPMQLLCLLGAISSLPWAEALLCYEATSSLFRAVGLHRWQWFLLRSMVCKLNEGCEETLVFIEAGTRKGILGFKGCSPASSYPPQVSYLVSPPGLSIASYSRVCRTYLCNNLTNMNAILHLKARTPKALKSSSHSCPTCVGEHSKSCLPNFVSSESCPRDATKCYSSTVKFQAGFLNTTFLLMGCAREHTSVLAHFHHIGSIRVTEVINIVEKALFTGAGTPCRSPSWGILLGLLFAFKG
- the LYPD4 gene encoding ly6/PLAUR domain-containing protein 4 isoform X2; translation: MVCKLNEGCEETLVFIEAGTRKGILGFKGCSPASSYPPQVSYLVSPPGLSIASYSRVCRTYLCNNLTNMNAILHLKARTPKALKSSSHSCPTCVGEHSKSCLPNFVSSESCPRDATKCYSSTVKFQAGFLNTTFLLMGCAREHTSVLAHFHHIGSIRVTEVINIVEKALFTGAGTPCRSPSWGILLGLLFAFKG